In the genome of Leptospira inadai serovar Lyme str. 10, one region contains:
- a CDS encoding OmpP1/FadL family transporter has protein sequence MRNILLKRKIPYLSGASLALVYCLFGSGNSEIQAGSYGDIFGAHPTATGMAGAVTATVNNSSAVFYNVAGLGRLNEADLFVGKLDQADKEKEAASAAANTEPGKDGKNPASGPLLSMEPSKDDPTLTGPWYKRGWYNLKDGLFVYRPLARPPRNLHEVTFLGTYANPTIRTNAPTTDAIKNPDDSFVGLGFTMNLNEIFDIGRTIRFGLNAILPANGKLMVVNDQNPTVPTYLQSGVSNQRPTIMGGVGVELWKDRLFAGVGFTALAGGSGAILLKDVPISPDPVQANSQVVLSLKPLINPTYGLQFTYGKFSLGASYKRETYLSTDPIPARAQTTLLGIQLDFDLALLSDYNPRVWSYGLGFRPFSRVQLNLDVNRELWSLLHNSRIKARYSDPLNFHDTTDVRFGTEVTITPTMKARAGIGRRPTPVPHYAGTNNWMDNDRMIYSLGFSYVLSGRNFGFLKDRLKNPVIFDIGLMYQRLRWVEVDKYQPTTINPNYSYGGGIFSVSASVSLFF, from the coding sequence ATGCGAAACATTCTATTGAAAAGAAAGATTCCCTATCTTTCGGGGGCATCTCTCGCGCTAGTGTATTGTCTATTCGGAAGTGGGAACTCTGAAATACAGGCAGGAAGCTACGGCGATATATTCGGCGCACATCCGACTGCGACAGGTATGGCAGGAGCGGTTACGGCGACGGTAAATAATTCGTCGGCCGTGTTTTACAACGTAGCGGGTTTAGGTCGTTTAAACGAAGCGGATCTTTTTGTCGGGAAATTGGACCAGGCAGATAAGGAAAAGGAAGCCGCTTCCGCGGCTGCAAACACCGAACCGGGTAAAGACGGAAAGAATCCTGCTAGCGGTCCTTTATTATCTATGGAACCGTCCAAGGACGATCCTACTCTTACCGGTCCTTGGTACAAACGCGGCTGGTACAATTTAAAGGACGGACTATTTGTGTACCGTCCTCTTGCTAGACCTCCGAGAAATCTACACGAAGTCACGTTCTTGGGAACCTATGCAAATCCGACTATCAGGACAAATGCTCCGACAACCGACGCGATTAAGAATCCCGACGATAGTTTTGTAGGATTGGGTTTCACTATGAATCTCAACGAGATTTTCGATATCGGTCGTACGATTCGTTTCGGTTTGAATGCGATTCTTCCTGCAAACGGAAAGCTAATGGTAGTGAATGATCAAAATCCCACGGTGCCGACTTACTTGCAGTCCGGAGTAAGCAATCAACGACCGACAATCATGGGAGGGGTCGGTGTGGAACTTTGGAAGGATCGCCTCTTTGCAGGAGTCGGATTTACCGCGTTAGCCGGCGGTTCCGGTGCGATTCTATTAAAGGATGTTCCGATTTCACCCGATCCTGTCCAAGCAAATTCTCAAGTCGTTTTATCATTAAAACCTTTGATCAATCCGACCTACGGACTTCAATTTACGTACGGAAAATTCAGTCTTGGAGCATCTTACAAAAGGGAAACCTATCTTTCAACGGATCCGATTCCTGCCAGAGCGCAAACTACGCTTTTGGGAATTCAGTTAGACTTCGATTTGGCATTACTATCCGATTACAATCCTCGCGTATGGTCTTACGGACTGGGATTCCGTCCGTTTAGCAGAGTTCAATTGAATTTAGATGTGAATCGCGAACTTTGGAGTCTTCTTCACAACTCCAGAATTAAGGCAAGATATTCGGATCCTTTGAACTTTCATGATACGACAGACGTTCGCTTCGGAACGGAAGTCACGATTACTCCGACTATGAAAGCGAGAGCCGGAATCGGTCGTCGTCCTACTCCGGTTCCTCATTATGCGGGTACGAATAACTGGATGGATAACGATAGAATGATATATTCTCTCGGATTCTCTTACGTGCTTAGCGGTCGCAATTTCGGATTTTTGAAAGATAGATTAAAGAACCCGGTCATATTCGATATAGGTTTAATGTACCAAAGATTAAGATGGGTGGAAGTGGATAAGTATCAACCTACGACTATAAATCCCAACTATAGCTATGGTGGAGGAATTTTCTCGGTTTCCGCCTCCGTGAGTCTCTTCTTCTGA
- a CDS encoding chloride channel protein, with product MFRFDSLQDFLLRWRTVFKIGGSRSLYFYCLLTGVVSGLGAYAFSRALAWGEFFLLHTVAGIADTHPNGEYYVDLEPDPTLSIGRWSLLFLPVLGGLVTGLLVHLFSRESAGTGTDSMIDSFHNQEGRMAAKVPLVKSIATIFTLSTGGSGGKEGPISQIGAGFGSVVATLIHAGARARRTLLLAGTAGGLGAIFHAPLGGALTSVEMIYREDIESDSLIPCIISSVTAYLTYSGLNGFGSVYRVPEIGFEEYPELIFYAMLGILCFWNGSLFIRIFRKIQDWSEHWPVRNWLKPAIGGIPVGIVGFFLPEVIGTGSGVLQDALDAKPIFEPYLPGLLSGLGISKVPDTIGLQEGGVLSTLSLQNDFAIKRNLLLALFFFGFAFLKMFTTSFTIGTGGSAGMFGPALFIGGMLGGAVGTIAKVILITPVSVSSFILVGMGAFYAGIASAPIAGMVMICEIIGSYSLLPPLMVVSIISFVLSHKLSLYKSQKENRFQSPAHYWDMNRDVLDSISIGQVSSKFRNIAVTHSSKLLSELEQESIGIQASDYVVLDDQEKYLGMLSLRKIRHSPESMEFAKDLITVGDATDSNVPAGSVDQSLASSLKLLVEFDLDKIAIVRAGKYLGYLRYAELMKVYFETTVPKKNQSLKK from the coding sequence ATGTTTCGTTTCGATTCTCTACAGGACTTTCTACTTCGCTGGCGGACCGTTTTCAAAATCGGCGGAAGCCGTTCCCTTTATTTTTACTGTCTGTTGACGGGCGTGGTTTCCGGTTTAGGTGCCTATGCATTTTCCCGAGCCTTGGCATGGGGAGAATTTTTTCTTTTGCATACCGTCGCGGGAATCGCTGACACTCATCCTAATGGGGAATACTACGTCGATCTTGAACCGGATCCGACCTTGAGTATAGGTCGCTGGTCGCTATTATTTCTTCCTGTTTTAGGCGGCTTAGTGACCGGTTTACTCGTTCATCTTTTTTCTCGCGAGTCCGCCGGGACCGGAACCGATTCCATGATCGATTCCTTTCACAATCAGGAAGGGAGGATGGCGGCAAAGGTTCCGCTCGTAAAATCTATCGCTACGATTTTTACGCTCTCGACGGGCGGGAGCGGGGGAAAGGAAGGTCCTATTTCGCAAATAGGGGCCGGTTTCGGTTCCGTCGTGGCTACGTTGATCCATGCCGGGGCGAGAGCTCGCAGAACTCTCCTTTTAGCAGGCACTGCGGGCGGGTTAGGTGCGATCTTTCACGCTCCACTCGGCGGTGCCTTAACTTCCGTAGAAATGATCTATCGGGAAGATATCGAAAGCGATTCGCTGATACCCTGTATCATATCTTCCGTTACCGCCTATCTTACTTACTCCGGACTAAACGGTTTCGGTTCCGTATATAGGGTCCCCGAAATCGGTTTCGAGGAATATCCGGAACTGATTTTTTATGCGATGCTAGGTATTTTATGTTTTTGGAATGGATCATTATTTATTCGGATTTTTAGAAAAATCCAAGATTGGTCCGAGCATTGGCCCGTCCGAAATTGGTTAAAGCCCGCGATAGGAGGAATTCCTGTCGGCATCGTCGGCTTTTTTCTCCCGGAGGTAATCGGTACGGGTTCCGGCGTACTACAGGATGCCTTGGATGCCAAACCGATTTTCGAACCGTATTTACCGGGTCTTTTAAGCGGTCTGGGAATCAGCAAGGTGCCTGACACGATCGGACTCCAAGAAGGCGGAGTTTTATCCACTCTCAGCCTACAAAACGATTTTGCGATAAAAAGGAATCTTCTTTTAGCATTGTTTTTCTTCGGATTCGCTTTTTTGAAAATGTTTACGACTTCGTTTACTATCGGAACAGGAGGTTCGGCCGGAATGTTCGGACCGGCTCTTTTTATAGGCGGAATGCTTGGAGGAGCGGTCGGCACGATAGCGAAAGTTATTCTGATCACGCCGGTTTCGGTTTCTTCCTTCATTCTAGTCGGAATGGGTGCATTTTACGCCGGTATCGCAAGCGCTCCGATTGCAGGTATGGTCATGATTTGCGAAATTATAGGAAGTTATTCTCTTCTTCCTCCGTTAATGGTCGTCTCGATTATTTCATTCGTACTTTCGCATAAATTAAGTCTTTATAAAAGCCAAAAGGAAAATCGATTTCAGTCACCCGCACATTACTGGGATATGAACCGGGACGTTTTGGATAGTATTTCGATCGGTCAAGTTTCTTCAAAATTTCGTAATATAGCGGTTACTCATTCTTCCAAATTACTCTCCGAACTGGAGCAAGAATCCATCGGCATTCAAGCGAGTGATTACGTCGTTCTGGACGATCAGGAAAAATATCTAGGAATGTTGTCATTACGCAAAATTAGACATTCGCCGGAGAGTATGGAATTTGCTAAAGACTTGATAACCGTCGGAGATGCTACGGATTCGAATGTTCCGGCCGGATCCGTAGATCAAAGTCTTGCAAGTTCCTTAAAACTTCTGGTTGAATTCGATCTGGATAAAATCGCGATCGTTCGGGCCGGGAAGTATCTGGGGTACTTGCGATATGCCGAACTAATGAAAGTCTATTTCGAGACGACGGTCCCTAAGAAAAACCAATCCCTTAAGAAATAG
- a CDS encoding CPBP family intramembrane glutamic endopeptidase, whose protein sequence is MEEKNKQSSSQGSFGEIGKILLLQILVLLAANLLYQQVAKVQIELSLSARPPISEKNAIKLKDLQNGNSPENKKIAWNEPASAEKALRDYTDFVVTKRPWLLVVDRIVWAACFLIPAYMILRRIGKADCTDFSESFDGGAFGIGISVGFATFCFVNVAGGLIFFFIGKPQSNPLEVALTQNLQGNWLLLLWASFGVSLGAGIVEETFFRGFLLKQFVGKGHEIFGLLFTSLIFGLIHYNPRGSWVGPILLIFVGFYFGLSYLKTGNIWVPITAHVAYNSSMLVAAFFLGDRVVG, encoded by the coding sequence ATGGAAGAAAAAAACAAGCAATCGAGTAGCCAAGGATCTTTCGGCGAGATCGGTAAGATACTCCTGTTGCAAATCCTGGTTTTACTGGCTGCCAATTTATTGTACCAACAGGTAGCGAAGGTGCAAATCGAACTTTCCTTGTCGGCCCGTCCTCCGATTTCCGAAAAGAATGCAATCAAGTTGAAAGATCTTCAAAACGGAAACTCACCCGAGAATAAAAAGATCGCTTGGAACGAGCCGGCCTCGGCGGAAAAAGCCTTGAGAGACTATACGGACTTCGTGGTTACGAAACGTCCCTGGTTGCTTGTAGTCGATCGAATCGTATGGGCTGCCTGCTTTTTAATTCCTGCATATATGATTCTTCGGCGAATCGGCAAAGCCGATTGCACCGACTTTAGCGAATCATTCGATGGCGGTGCATTCGGGATCGGAATTTCCGTCGGTTTTGCGACATTTTGTTTTGTGAACGTAGCCGGGGGCCTAATTTTCTTTTTTATCGGAAAGCCTCAATCAAATCCGCTGGAAGTGGCCCTGACTCAGAATTTACAGGGCAATTGGCTTTTACTTCTATGGGCATCCTTCGGGGTCAGTCTAGGTGCAGGGATTGTGGAAGAGACTTTTTTTAGAGGGTTCCTACTCAAACAATTTGTAGGAAAAGGACATGAGATATTCGGCTTACTATTTACTTCGTTAATCTTCGGCCTGATTCATTATAACCCGCGCGGTTCTTGGGTCGGGCCTATTCTGCTCATCTTCGTAGGATTTTACTTCGGACTATCTTACTTAAAAACGGGAAATATTTGGGTTCCCATAACCGCGCATGTTGCCTACAACAGTTCCATGCTTGTTGCGGCGTTTTTCCTCGGAGACCGGGTTGTCGGATGA